A genomic region of Rhipicephalus sanguineus isolate Rsan-2018 chromosome 3, BIME_Rsan_1.4, whole genome shotgun sequence contains the following coding sequences:
- the LOC125757786 gene encoding LOW QUALITY PROTEIN: zinc finger protein with KRAB and SCAN domains 2-like (The sequence of the model RefSeq protein was modified relative to this genomic sequence to represent the inferred CDS: substituted 1 base at 1 genomic stop codon), which produces MRVQTWTWRENYTSGSKEGSSLARTEAGTPRESSNWSHAEVLLLITCYERHMLDFHDRTKKRKYIWTKITTEMRDHGHLRTASDCETQFKGLKRTYQKHRLHKQKSGRDRKEWPFYKEMDNLLSXSAECQAPTASSMPLEPSTSALSDVQLSGQTRETYVATGESTDDVSDHRSSKVIAPRVAANAKRRKTPATLLKHILKNMEEWQAEERQRYKQQLKMQRLKLKMLKRIAESARQHSK; this is translated from the exons ATGAGAGTGCAGACTTGGACGTGGCGGGAGAACTACACCA GTGGCTCTAAGGAAGGCTCTAGCCTTGCCCGTACCGAAGCTGGCACCCCCAGGGAATCCTCTAACTGGTCCCACGCTGAAGTTCTTCTTTTGATTACGTGCTACGAGCGCCACATGCTAGATTTCCATGAcaggacgaagaaaagaaaatatatttgGACTAAAATCACCACAGAAATGAGGGACCACGGCCACTTGAGAACAGCCTCTGACTGTGAGACACAATTCAAAGGGCTAAAAAGAACCTATCAGAAGCATCGCCTACACAAGCAGAAGAGTGGAAGGGATAGGAAGGAGTGGCCCTTCTATAAAGAAATGGACAACTTGTTGTCTTGAAGTGCAGAGTGCCAGGCACCAACTGCATCAAGCATGCCTCTGGAGCCATCGACATCAGCCTTGTCAGATGTACAGCTATCGGGACAGACTCGAGAAACTTATGTGGCCACTGGTGAGAGCACTGATGATGTTTCTGATCACCGTTCCTCCAAAGTTATTGCGCCAAGAGTGGCAGCTAATGCTAAACGGCGTAAAACACCGGCAACTTTATTAAAACATATTCTGAAGAACATGGAGGAATGGCAAGCTGAGGAGCGACAACGTTACAAGCAGCAACTAAAAATGCAGCGACTGAAACTGAAAATGCTTAAGCGCATTGCAGAGAGTGCCAGGCAACATAGTAAATAA